In Nitrospira sp., a single genomic region encodes these proteins:
- a CDS encoding Ig domain-containing protein: MWAPLLSVICLAGPIGCNDVSKAPDPAPGPGALAIVSLSLPDGLVNQPYATTIGGAGGITPYQWSVNPPLPRSLVLDPSTGAISGTPEVVGTTTHTFALQDASNPVQSTQISLSLTINAAPAVLAITTTSLPAGHVGQPYSKAIQAVGGTPPLFWSITSGSLPQNLDFNLQTGLVSGTPTAVGTSTFTVRVVDTTGQADTQSFSILINPSTPPNITTTSPLPGATVGAPYSHTLAAAGGTGTLVWSRTVGSLPANLALDPAGIISGTPTDGGTSTFTVRVTDALSQSDTQQFSLTVSVALTITTNSLDNARVRRFYNETLQRSGGTAPFTWTVSPPLPAGLVLNAATGNISGTPFFTSNVVYDFTVQDSTLPTNQTFTKSIRLRVSN; encoded by the coding sequence TTGTGGGCTCCATTGCTGTCGGTCATTTGCCTGGCAGGACCCATCGGTTGCAACGACGTCTCGAAAGCTCCTGATCCCGCACCAGGTCCGGGTGCGCTGGCGATCGTCTCGCTTTCGCTGCCCGACGGGCTCGTGAATCAACCCTATGCGACCACCATCGGCGGGGCGGGCGGGATCACTCCCTATCAATGGTCCGTGAATCCACCCCTTCCCCGTAGCCTTGTCCTCGATCCATCGACCGGTGCGATCAGCGGCACACCGGAAGTCGTCGGGACAACGACTCACACCTTCGCCTTGCAAGACGCCTCAAACCCGGTGCAGTCGACACAAATCTCTCTGTCGCTGACGATCAACGCCGCGCCGGCTGTACTGGCCATCACCACGACCTCTCTCCCTGCCGGTCACGTCGGTCAACCCTACAGCAAGGCGATCCAGGCCGTCGGCGGAACTCCGCCCCTCTTCTGGAGTATCACGTCAGGTTCGCTCCCGCAAAATCTGGATTTCAATCTCCAGACAGGCCTCGTCTCCGGCACACCAACCGCCGTCGGCACGTCGACCTTCACCGTTCGTGTCGTGGACACGACGGGACAAGCCGACACGCAATCCTTTTCGATCCTGATCAACCCGTCGACGCCGCCGAACATCACCACCACCTCGCCCCTGCCGGGAGCGACAGTGGGGGCGCCCTATAGTCACACCTTGGCTGCCGCGGGTGGGACCGGCACGCTCGTCTGGAGCCGTACAGTCGGCTCGCTGCCGGCAAATCTGGCGCTCGACCCCGCCGGGATCATCTCTGGCACGCCGACCGACGGCGGCACATCAACCTTCACGGTCAGAGTGACCGACGCCTTGTCACAATCCGATACACAGCAGTTTTCCCTGACGGTCAGCGTCGCACTGACCATCACGACCAATTCACTGGATAATGCCCGGGTTCGGCGATTCTATAATGAGACGCTGCAGCGCTCGGGTGGGACGGCTCCGTTCACCTGGACGGTATCACCACCGCTTCCGGCCGGACTGGTCCTAAATGCGGCCACCGGAAACATCTCAGGAACCCCGTTCTTCACCAGCAACGTGGTCTACGATTTCACGGTGCAGGATTCCACCCTGCCGACAAATCAGACCTTCACCAAATCCATCCGGCTTCGAGTCAGCAATTAG
- a CDS encoding putative Ig domain-containing protein → MHDRTFMTSGLGTALMAAAALCGLLACNDVSKAPPPDPGPGELAIVTTFLPDGVASEPYVTTLGGAGGITPYTWSVSPALPPNLTFNQTSGSISGTPTTAATTTHTFTLQDSSKPADTVQKSLSITIEPPLMITSTSLPDGRVNVPYPVTTLAAAGGLPPLIWQPVAMPFGLTFDPASHAILGTPLTSGTTSVTFTVRDSSSPFNKSATATLGLTIAPSLTSR, encoded by the coding sequence CGTCTGGGTTGGGTACCGCGCTCATGGCCGCCGCAGCCCTGTGCGGCCTTCTCGCATGCAACGACGTATCCAAAGCTCCCCCACCCGATCCGGGACCGGGAGAACTCGCCATCGTCACGACGTTTCTTCCCGATGGAGTCGCGAGTGAGCCTTACGTGACCACGTTGGGAGGAGCGGGAGGAATCACGCCCTATACGTGGTCCGTATCTCCGGCTCTTCCCCCCAATCTCACATTCAACCAGACAAGCGGATCGATCAGCGGAACTCCCACCACGGCCGCGACGACCACCCACACGTTCACGCTCCAAGATTCTTCCAAGCCGGCGGACACCGTGCAGAAGTCTCTGTCCATCACGATCGAACCACCCCTCATGATTACCAGCACGTCGCTTCCCGACGGGCGTGTGAACGTGCCATACCCGGTCACCACGTTAGCCGCAGCGGGAGGATTACCCCCTTTGATCTGGCAGCCGGTCGCCATGCCGTTCGGTCTGACCTTCGACCCAGCCTCGCATGCCATCCTCGGTACGCCATTGACCAGCGGGACGACGAGCGTCACCTTCACCGTCCGCGATTCCAGTTCACCATTCAACAAGTCAGCCACCGCGACGCTGGGCTTGACGATCGCCCCTTCGCTGACCAGTCGATAG